The Imtechella halotolerans DNA window GATTCCCAAATCGTATTGGAGGGTAAAATTACGGAATTTTACAATAGTAAAAAACAGTTTTTGTTCCCATATTTTATCATGTATTTACCTTTTACTAAAGTGGAGACCTATACCCGTAAAACGTTCTTAAAGAAATAATGGTACGTTAATTGATTGCTTTTTCTTACGAATCTAACATCCTAAGCACATGAAAAACAATCATTCACGAGCTAATGGTCACAAATTAGACCATAGCTCACTATTGGAGAAAAAGCGATCTGTAAGTCTACAGAAAAGAGGATACCTCCACTTTCCACTAGGACTTATCACCAGCTTGTTGCTGTGTTATTTTTTACTTGAAGCATCCTTTACTATGGCAACTCCAACAATTGAGACTGCCAGTCACACAGAGGATTTACTATGGCTAGAAACTACACCTCCAGTCATTCCTGTTAAAAAGGAAATTCCCCAAAAGAGGCAAACTTCCGCAGTTGTCATTACAGACCTACTCACTATTTCTGATATTGATAATCCAACTGAAGATGTGTTCACAACCACTCTACTAACAGACTCTATAGAAGTCATAACTCCTCCTGAAATACATGTCATTGAAGATCCTGAAGAAGTATTTATTTTTGATCATGTAGAAAGTAAACCTATGTTTGCAGAATGTGAAAACGTCGAAGCAAAAGACCAGTTAGCGTGCTTTAAAAAACAATTAGACAAGCATGTTCTAAAAACATTTAAATATCCTTTAGAAGCCAAAAACCTACAGATTCAAGGTAAAGTGTATGTCGTATTTAAGATCAATAAAGACGGTACTGTTTCTATTATGAATACTAAAGGTCCCGCTAAATTACTGGAAGCTGAAGCGGAGCGAATCATTGAAAAACTACCTCCTCTTATTCCTGGAAAAAGTGGTGGCCGATCAGTTTCGGTA harbors:
- a CDS encoding energy transducer TonB is translated as MKNNHSRANGHKLDHSSLLEKKRSVSLQKRGYLHFPLGLITSLLLCYFLLEASFTMATPTIETASHTEDLLWLETTPPVIPVKKEIPQKRQTSAVVITDLLTISDIDNPTEDVFTTTLLTDSIEVITPPEIHVIEDPEEVFIFDHVESKPMFAECENVEAKDQLACFKKQLDKHVLKTFKYPLEAKNLQIQGKVYVVFKINKDGTVSIMNTKGPAKLLEAEAERIIEKLPPLIPGKSGGRSVSVSFAYPIVFKLQ